One window of the Triticum dicoccoides isolate Atlit2015 ecotype Zavitan chromosome 3B, WEW_v2.0, whole genome shotgun sequence genome contains the following:
- the LOC119280976 gene encoding uncharacterized protein LOC119280976, protein MDGADSMRFQRQASCSCAPSMSRGYVRSGFDLDDDDFDGFADGHFDKAGVVQHGRAPPTAASRGCGTKLRGLWRKIVREKKRILLCSTGCVPVGGASAAAREPYDAYSYAQNFDDGAAWVEPDNLSRSFSARFAVPSRVLQRVAV, encoded by the coding sequence ATGGACGGCGCCGACAGCATGCGGTTCCAGCGGCAGGCCTCCTGCTCCTGCGCCCCCTCCATGTCCCGCGGCTACGTCCGCAGCGGCTTCGACCTCGACGACGACGACTTCGACGGCTTCGCCGACGGGCACTTCGACAAGGCCGGCGTCGTCCAGCACGGGAGGGCGCCGCCCACCGCCGCGTCGCGCGGGTGCGGCACGAAGCTGAGGGGCCTGTGGCGGAAGATCGTCCGGGAGAAGAAGAGGATACTGCTCTGCTCCACCGGCTGCGTGCCCGTCGGcggggcctcggcggcggcgcgggagccCTACGACGCGTACAGCTACGCGCAGAACTTCGACGACGGCGCGGCCTGGGTGGAGCCCGACAACCTCTCGCGCTCCTTCTCCGCGCGCTTCGCCGTCCCCTCCAGGGTCCTGCAGCGGGTCGCCGTGtag